In Edaphobacter paludis, a single window of DNA contains:
- a CDS encoding CU044_2847 family protein, which yields MSVLARFTLSDGGFVLAEVDDSSPSTKTMRGGPAGTGLFVESTETFQTAIGQVKNAAEAMVDGLRSLVKPADELTLEFGVKLTAEAGAVIAKASTDAHFTVTLKWKSDDSVKS from the coding sequence ATGTCCGTTTTGGCAAGGTTCACTTTGAGCGATGGCGGTTTCGTTTTGGCGGAGGTGGACGACTCGAGTCCCTCGACCAAGACAATGCGAGGAGGACCCGCAGGCACAGGGTTGTTCGTCGAGTCTACCGAGACCTTTCAAACAGCTATTGGCCAGGTGAAAAATGCGGCCGAAGCAATGGTCGATGGGCTCCGTTCGCTAGTCAAGCCTGCCGATGAATTGACACTAGAGTTCGGCGTGAAGCTAACCGCAGAGGCTGGAGCTGTGATCGCGAAAGCTTCCACTGATGCCCACTTTACTGTCACGCTGAAATGGAAGAGCGATGACAGCGTTAAGTCTTAG
- a CDS encoding terminase small subunit, with the protein MAEYLVDLSAIQAAMRAGYSADTASQIGYIHIISN; encoded by the coding sequence ATGGCCGAGTACCTGGTGGATCTGAGTGCCATTCAGGCAGCAATGCGTGCTGGTTACAGCGCTGACACCGCCTCACAGATTGGCTATATCCATATCATCTCAAACTGA
- a CDS encoding non-ribosomal peptide synthetase/type I polyketide synthase — protein MMKPSKVAIVGMAGRFPGARNISEFWRNLRDGVESIRSYSDAELLAAGVTPEELASPDYVKRASVLDDVPMFDASFFGLSPRDASIMDPQHRNFLECAWEALEDAGHPPQHFDGSIGVFAGSGMNTYLIHNLLANRRLLESSGLFQLKQTGNDKDVLATRVSYQLDLRGPSINVQTACSTSLVAVHLACQSLLNCECDLVLAGGVTIEIPHGRGYIYRDGEILSRDGHCRSFDASSSGTVFGSGLGIVVLRRLEDALQDCDHIRAVILGSAINNDGARKVGYLAPSVEGQAAVIAEALDFAGISADDISYVETHGTGTVVGDPIEVRALTQAFRKSTVRSGLCGIGSLKTNVGHLDAAAGVAGLMKTVLALEHRQIPASLHFQNLNPHVELNGSPFFVNSQLSDWPSNGSPRRACVTSLGIGGTNAHVVLEEAPRPLESQQTKHYQLLVVSAKTDSAVESGFTNLATHLHTHPELRLADVAFTCQVGKHAFPHRRALVVEDTREAISALAEGERKYFASGLSANAAPSVVFMFSGQGSQYVNMGRNLYENEPVFRETLDLCAQQLIQPLGLDLRQALYPSEEERDTAAERLNQTWLTQPALFSIEYALAHWWKSLGVEPEAMLGHSIGEYVAACLAGVFSLEDALAIAAYRGRLMYELPSGSMLAVPLAHRDLHLTGTLSLAAINNPGLCVVSGATPEIAALEESLAKQSVSCRRLLTSHAFHSGMMDPILGAFEERLQSVELKPPSIPYLSNVSGTWIKSEEATDPGYWARHLRQTVRFSDCLAELFRKPDRVLIEAGPGNALTALARQQGGATAKAFQSLPHPRETTTDLRCALHTLGQVWVSGVSVDWTQLHPSGSVHRVPLPTYPFEHKKFWIEPDRVQFAETPPHASRLDDGKDLSFYRRAWRAAPATPASTSPAGVWIVFNDSLGLGDEVAAKLRAEKQDVILVAPGSRYERSQKDKYTIRPGVRDDYDALIADSIKSGYSLRKILHLWSVEGAEPPLAETMDRSFYSPLYLAQALANQDIADIDIALVSNKMQQVSEEPVRNPARAVLLGPARVVPKELPGITCCSIDVGLENGNATECAAQLISEMASIRDNATVAFRGSERFIETLDTLNLPAAAERRRLQPRGVYLITGGLGGIGLVVAEHMAREFNARLVLVTRSLPPLEAEWEAALTDPQQTEVNKQRIRKLLEIRGIAGGLLVVQGDVTNLDQMRDVVTLARQRYGKIDGVFHAAGVLDDGPLMLKTAQSAARVIDPKVRGTLVLEEALRDTPLSCFVLFSSISSIFPPAGQVDYAAANAFLDAFGLSRNDPVTVINWGAWREVGMGARSASPHPLLKECLLATAEEIVYSSHFSQPQQWLLSEHRLKTGKALFPGTGYLEMAAAAFARGSIHSPIEFQDVFFLAPLTFDASESGEVRVQLKREQEAGAENSGFRFSVFARRGEWIEHSTGRIEPCPVRPASKIDSAAIAARCHEREVVFDEQHRTKQERYVDFGPRWHCLKRLCIGRYEGLAELALDNSVSADSSAYHMHPALLDLATGCSLYLTDGYESSDDLYFPFSYKKLCVYCTLPIRFFSHIRPRRENVLHGEVETFDITLFDQQSQVLAEIEGFAMRRIADPTKSPEESTPVRNAALPGGDQSIESFHLSGISPLDGARALTSILLARTPLAVVAVSRPLEDLVNRKVTPSPLVIDAVSSAGPTSEGVEGTLANWWQDLLGVERVGLDDDFFGLGGHSLIGVRLLAKIKRAYQVDLELAVLFEARTVRQLAEAIRKAQQPDTTEQGALSQNRMVPIAHSTAEAPVPSFGQERLWLLEQIEGGTAQYNISFSLSLEGTLDLAALKSALSAVVQRHEPLRTRFIHAEGQLQLKIPAELEVLLPVTDLSGIEQDRREELLSAALHAEANRPIVLDRDPVIRAALYRMDECEHALQLTVHHIASDGWSMGVLFRDFSAFYNAGFTGAVAQLPDLPIAYSDYARWQREQFAGPEGERLISYWKEQVKGSSFALQLPTDHPRPALQTFCGTARQYWLSTELTTAIREFCLRETVTPFMVALAALYAVLARYSGQNDILIGSPIAARSRIETQDLVGFFTNTVILRGKLDGDPAFHELVQRVRQTALEAYAHQDLPLELLIDKIRPEQDRSRSALFQVMLIFQNWVLPKLELHGLEGSAQVVRTDNSKFDFTIELRSVGEAIEGVIEYNTDLFDADTIDRLWGHLAGYLHRAIAAPEQRAGTISLLTSRERHVLAEWNATERAYPRETSLAELVEAQVERTPRAIAVVFGEQRLTYRELNERANQLAHELCKHGAGKDQLVGLFVERSIEMVVALLAIVKTGSAYLPLDPLLPAERLRHMLEDSGVRVVVTEQSLRGKLPAFGGVAILLEDADWQENRRDNLAATVGPEDLAYLIYTSGSTGKSKGVEVPRGALTNFLWSMREWLQLSERDRLLAVTTISFDIAGLELWLPLLIGAQIVIASREEAADGNALRGLLDRHSITVMQATPVTWQLLFDSGWSGKPDLQTVCGGEAMPRELAAQLVPVVERVWNLYGPTETTIWSTGYRVTDGQEPVLIGRPLANTNCYILNEQGQQVPVGVTGELYIGGDGLARGYRNLPELTAEKFVADPFRTGEARMYRTGDLARYRADGNIECLGRIDYQVKIRGYRIELGEIEAALKDQPEIKQAVVIAREDRPGDKRLVAYMVSSASPLPTTFELSMRLKRQLPDYMVPTAYVFLDQVPISTNGKIDRKALPSPAEKQTLHADTYIAPRSDLEKMLAGIWAEILEVEQVGLDDDFFGLGGHSLVGVRLLAKIKKTYQVNLELAVLFEARTVRQLAEVIRKSKQPASAEYTLVPIQPNGSRIPFFCVHGVGGGVLNYQAIAKALDPDQPFYAFRSLLLTREDIQETSVEELASTYIKEMRSLLPQGPYLIGGGSFGGIVAFEMAQQLYAQGAEPALLVLFDTSAPGSVQRVGTTEKLRGFGQRLRAQGVPYLVRKVAMKGDHWRQQVVKRGRDVACACHRLAGSDLPVRLRYYQVQEAHSRTMARYKIQRYPGKITLMRAVGRGYMGMELLGTREDPLLGWGALAGGGLEIHDVPGEHGNVLNEPHVRTVAGELETVLPSSETTVPRPQPVS, from the coding sequence ATGATGAAGCCCTCCAAGGTCGCAATCGTTGGCATGGCAGGACGCTTTCCCGGCGCCCGTAATATCTCGGAGTTCTGGCGAAACCTACGCGACGGAGTCGAGTCCATCCGCTCCTACTCCGATGCTGAACTGCTCGCCGCCGGCGTGACTCCTGAAGAGTTGGCTAGTCCGGACTATGTCAAGAGGGCCTCGGTGCTTGACGATGTTCCTATGTTCGATGCATCCTTCTTTGGCCTGAGCCCAAGAGACGCTTCGATAATGGACCCGCAGCACCGGAACTTCCTCGAGTGTGCGTGGGAGGCTCTTGAAGATGCTGGTCATCCTCCCCAACACTTCGACGGTTCGATTGGCGTATTTGCCGGGTCGGGCATGAACACTTACCTCATCCATAACTTGCTGGCCAATCGCCGCCTGCTTGAAAGCAGCGGCTTATTCCAACTCAAACAGACCGGCAACGACAAGGATGTTCTGGCCACGCGCGTCTCCTACCAGTTGGACCTGCGTGGACCCAGCATTAATGTGCAGACTGCGTGCTCCACTTCTCTTGTCGCGGTTCATCTTGCCTGTCAAAGCCTTCTCAATTGCGAGTGCGATCTGGTCTTGGCCGGCGGGGTTACCATCGAAATCCCCCATGGTCGGGGCTATATCTATCGCGATGGAGAGATTCTTTCCCGCGATGGCCACTGCCGTTCCTTCGATGCAAGCTCGAGCGGAACTGTCTTCGGAAGTGGCCTGGGGATTGTCGTACTGCGGCGCCTTGAGGACGCACTCCAGGATTGCGACCACATCCGGGCCGTTATTCTCGGATCGGCGATTAACAATGATGGCGCGCGCAAGGTGGGGTATTTGGCCCCAAGCGTTGAAGGCCAGGCCGCCGTCATTGCGGAAGCTCTGGATTTTGCTGGCATCAGCGCCGACGATATCTCCTATGTCGAGACCCACGGGACCGGCACGGTCGTCGGCGATCCCATAGAAGTGAGAGCCCTGACGCAAGCGTTTCGCAAGTCAACCGTCCGCAGCGGCTTATGCGGTATCGGGTCACTCAAAACCAACGTAGGCCATCTGGATGCAGCCGCAGGTGTCGCAGGCCTGATGAAGACTGTCCTCGCCCTCGAGCACCGCCAAATACCTGCCAGCCTGCATTTTCAGAATCTAAATCCCCACGTCGAGTTGAATGGAAGTCCATTTTTCGTTAACAGCCAGCTCTCGGATTGGCCGTCCAACGGATCTCCCAGGCGCGCGTGTGTGACGTCGTTGGGAATCGGTGGTACCAACGCCCACGTTGTGCTCGAAGAGGCTCCGCGGCCGCTTGAATCGCAACAGACCAAGCACTATCAACTGCTGGTTGTTTCCGCCAAGACAGACAGCGCTGTTGAGAGTGGGTTCACCAACCTCGCCACTCATCTACACACACATCCTGAGTTGCGTTTGGCAGACGTGGCCTTCACCTGCCAGGTTGGCAAGCATGCGTTTCCCCATCGCCGGGCATTGGTTGTCGAAGACACGCGAGAGGCAATAAGTGCGCTTGCAGAGGGAGAGCGCAAATACTTTGCCTCTGGTCTCTCCGCAAACGCCGCGCCCTCTGTCGTCTTCATGTTCTCTGGGCAAGGTTCCCAGTACGTCAATATGGGCCGCAATCTCTATGAGAACGAGCCGGTCTTTCGTGAAACGCTCGACCTCTGCGCCCAACAACTCATACAGCCTCTCGGGCTCGATCTGCGTCAGGCGCTGTATCCATCGGAAGAGGAGAGAGACACCGCTGCCGAAAGGCTGAATCAGACCTGGCTCACCCAGCCTGCCCTCTTCTCAATCGAATACGCCCTTGCACATTGGTGGAAGTCACTTGGCGTTGAGCCTGAAGCAATGTTGGGCCACAGTATAGGTGAATACGTGGCCGCATGTCTCGCCGGCGTCTTCTCGCTCGAAGATGCACTCGCAATTGCTGCCTACCGCGGTCGTCTGATGTACGAGCTTCCATCTGGCTCGATGCTCGCTGTTCCTCTTGCCCACAGAGACCTTCATCTCACCGGCACTCTTTCTTTAGCCGCAATCAACAACCCAGGTCTCTGTGTGGTCTCCGGGGCAACTCCTGAAATCGCGGCCCTGGAAGAGAGTCTCGCAAAGCAGTCTGTCTCTTGCCGCCGCCTGTTGACCTCGCATGCATTCCACTCCGGAATGATGGATCCTATCCTCGGCGCGTTCGAAGAGCGGCTCCAAAGCGTAGAGCTAAAGCCTCCGAGCATCCCTTATCTCTCTAACGTTAGCGGAACCTGGATTAAGTCTGAAGAAGCTACCGATCCAGGTTATTGGGCGCGCCACCTGCGCCAGACAGTTCGCTTCTCCGACTGCCTGGCTGAGCTCTTTCGCAAGCCGGATCGAGTTTTAATTGAGGCTGGCCCCGGCAATGCGCTCACGGCTTTGGCTCGCCAGCAGGGCGGGGCAACGGCAAAAGCATTTCAGTCCCTGCCACATCCACGGGAAACGACTACCGACCTTCGCTGCGCGCTTCACACGCTTGGTCAGGTCTGGGTTTCGGGTGTAAGCGTCGATTGGACGCAACTGCATCCGTCCGGTTCCGTTCATCGCGTTCCGTTACCGACCTACCCTTTTGAGCACAAGAAGTTTTGGATTGAACCGGATAGAGTGCAGTTCGCGGAGACACCTCCCCACGCGTCACGTCTGGACGACGGCAAAGACTTGTCGTTCTATCGTCGCGCCTGGAGAGCCGCTCCTGCAACTCCTGCATCGACTAGCCCAGCTGGTGTCTGGATTGTTTTCAATGACTCCTTGGGCCTCGGTGATGAAGTCGCCGCGAAGCTCAGAGCAGAGAAGCAGGATGTAATTCTGGTCGCTCCGGGTTCAAGGTATGAACGATCCCAGAAAGATAAATACACGATCAGGCCAGGTGTTCGCGACGACTATGACGCCCTGATCGCCGACAGCATCAAAAGTGGATATTCACTCAGAAAAATTCTCCACCTCTGGTCCGTGGAGGGTGCAGAGCCGCCGCTGGCAGAAACCATGGATCGTAGCTTCTATAGTCCACTCTATCTCGCTCAGGCGCTGGCCAATCAAGACATCGCAGACATCGACATCGCTCTGGTCTCAAACAAAATGCAACAAGTCTCTGAGGAGCCGGTCCGCAATCCAGCTCGCGCGGTGTTACTTGGCCCGGCACGAGTTGTCCCCAAAGAGCTTCCTGGAATCACTTGCTGCAGCATCGATGTGGGTCTTGAAAATGGCAACGCTACCGAGTGCGCCGCCCAGCTAATATCCGAGATGGCCTCCATCCGCGACAATGCAACTGTTGCGTTTCGCGGCAGTGAGCGATTTATTGAAACGCTTGATACCTTAAATCTGCCCGCTGCCGCTGAACGCCGCCGCTTGCAACCGCGAGGCGTGTACCTCATCACTGGTGGATTGGGCGGTATAGGGTTGGTTGTCGCCGAGCATATGGCGCGCGAATTCAACGCTCGGCTCGTTCTGGTGACCCGTTCCCTGCCGCCGCTTGAAGCGGAGTGGGAAGCCGCTCTGACCGACCCCCAGCAGACCGAGGTTAACAAGCAGAGGATTCGAAAGCTGCTTGAGATTCGAGGCATCGCGGGTGGACTGCTGGTTGTTCAAGGGGATGTCACGAATCTCGATCAGATGCGTGATGTCGTTACCTTGGCTCGACAGCGTTATGGAAAAATCGACGGTGTCTTTCATGCCGCGGGAGTTCTCGACGATGGTCCGTTGATGCTGAAGACCGCGCAAAGCGCAGCCAGGGTAATCGATCCAAAGGTGCGTGGAACGTTAGTTTTGGAAGAGGCCCTCCGCGATACACCGTTGAGCTGCTTTGTCCTGTTCTCCTCTATTAGCTCTATCTTTCCTCCAGCGGGCCAGGTGGACTATGCTGCCGCCAATGCCTTTCTCGATGCTTTCGGGCTGAGCCGCAATGATCCTGTAACTGTCATTAACTGGGGCGCCTGGCGCGAGGTTGGGATGGGTGCGCGCTCCGCCTCACCGCATCCTTTGCTAAAAGAATGCTTGCTGGCAACGGCCGAGGAGATTGTGTACTCGAGCCATTTCTCACAACCGCAGCAGTGGTTGCTCTCTGAACATAGATTGAAGACGGGCAAGGCGCTTTTCCCAGGAACGGGATATCTGGAAATGGCTGCCGCGGCGTTCGCGCGTGGTTCGATCCATAGCCCGATCGAATTTCAGGATGTGTTCTTCCTCGCTCCGCTGACATTCGACGCTTCTGAATCGGGAGAGGTACGTGTCCAGCTTAAGCGCGAACAAGAAGCCGGGGCGGAGAACAGCGGCTTCCGCTTCTCCGTATTTGCGCGTCGTGGCGAGTGGATCGAACATTCCACCGGTCGCATTGAACCATGTCCGGTGCGCCCAGCATCGAAGATCGATAGCGCCGCCATAGCGGCACGGTGCCACGAACGTGAAGTCGTGTTCGATGAACAGCACCGCACCAAGCAAGAGCGTTACGTCGATTTCGGCCCTCGCTGGCACTGTCTCAAGCGGCTGTGCATCGGCAGGTACGAGGGCCTTGCGGAGTTAGCGTTGGATAACAGCGTCTCTGCCGATTCTTCCGCGTATCACATGCATCCTGCCCTGCTCGATCTGGCAACAGGGTGCTCACTCTACCTGACTGACGGCTACGAGTCCTCCGACGACCTTTACTTTCCGTTTTCCTATAAAAAGCTCTGCGTCTACTGCACATTGCCAATCAGATTCTTCAGCCACATCCGCCCCCGTCGGGAGAACGTGCTTCACGGCGAGGTTGAAACGTTTGATATTACGCTCTTCGATCAACAGAGCCAGGTGTTGGCGGAGATCGAAGGCTTTGCCATGCGCCGCATCGCCGATCCCACAAAATCCCCGGAGGAGAGTACGCCAGTACGCAATGCTGCTCTCCCGGGCGGAGACCAGTCAATTGAATCCTTCCATCTTTCTGGAATATCGCCACTCGACGGCGCACGAGCTTTGACGAGCATTCTTTTGGCCAGGACTCCGCTCGCGGTGGTTGCCGTCTCCCGGCCTCTCGAAGATCTTGTCAATCGCAAAGTAACTCCATCGCCACTGGTAATTGACGCTGTGTCCAGTGCCGGACCGACAAGTGAAGGCGTAGAGGGCACTCTGGCTAACTGGTGGCAAGACCTGCTTGGCGTGGAGCGGGTAGGACTGGATGACGACTTTTTCGGTCTGGGAGGGCATTCCTTGATCGGCGTCCGCCTTCTTGCCAAGATAAAAAGGGCCTATCAGGTGGACCTCGAACTTGCTGTCCTGTTTGAAGCGCGAACAGTACGCCAGCTCGCCGAGGCGATTCGCAAAGCACAACAGCCGGACACCACGGAACAAGGCGCCTTGTCTCAGAACCGCATGGTACCGATTGCGCATAGTACAGCCGAGGCTCCAGTACCGTCTTTCGGACAAGAGCGTTTATGGCTCCTCGAACAAATCGAAGGCGGCACAGCGCAATACAACATTAGCTTCAGTCTGAGTTTGGAGGGAACTCTGGATCTTGCCGCACTCAAGAGTGCCTTGAGTGCCGTGGTCCAGCGCCATGAACCACTTCGTACGCGCTTCATCCATGCGGAGGGTCAGCTCCAGCTTAAGATTCCCGCGGAGCTTGAAGTCTTGCTGCCTGTCACCGATTTGAGTGGCATAGAGCAGGACAGGCGAGAGGAATTGCTTTCGGCAGCGCTGCATGCGGAGGCGAACCGGCCCATTGTTCTCGATCGCGATCCAGTGATTCGGGCAGCTTTATACCGCATGGACGAATGCGAGCACGCGCTGCAATTGACTGTTCATCATATAGCGTCGGATGGGTGGTCAATGGGAGTTCTATTTCGCGATTTTTCCGCCTTCTACAATGCCGGGTTTACTGGCGCGGTCGCCCAGCTTCCTGATCTTCCGATTGCATATTCCGACTACGCACGTTGGCAGCGAGAGCAATTCGCCGGGCCTGAAGGGGAACGCCTGATCTCGTACTGGAAGGAGCAGGTGAAGGGAAGCTCATTTGCGCTGCAACTGCCAACGGATCATCCTCGCCCGGCACTGCAAACATTTTGTGGCACTGCCCGGCAATACTGGCTGTCCACCGAACTGACGACGGCAATCCGTGAGTTTTGCCTTCGGGAGACCGTGACGCCGTTTATGGTGGCGCTTGCTGCGCTCTATGCGGTGCTTGCCCGCTATTCCGGCCAGAACGACATCTTGATTGGCTCACCGATTGCAGCGCGGTCTCGAATCGAGACCCAAGATCTGGTTGGCTTCTTTACAAATACAGTCATCCTGCGCGGCAAACTCGATGGCGATCCGGCCTTCCACGAACTGGTGCAACGGGTTCGGCAGACTGCTCTGGAAGCCTATGCCCATCAGGATTTGCCCCTCGAATTACTGATCGACAAGATTAGGCCGGAACAGGATCGGAGTAGATCGGCGCTGTTTCAGGTCATGTTGATCTTCCAGAACTGGGTGTTACCTAAGCTGGAGTTACATGGGCTGGAAGGATCGGCACAGGTGGTCCGAACTGACAACTCGAAGTTCGACTTCACGATCGAGCTGCGTTCGGTCGGAGAGGCGATCGAGGGAGTGATCGAGTACAACACCGATCTATTCGACGCCGACACCATAGATCGGCTATGGGGACACCTGGCCGGCTATCTTCACAGGGCAATTGCAGCGCCCGAACAGAGAGCGGGAACGATCTCGCTGCTGACATCCCGGGAACGGCACGTGCTGGCGGAGTGGAATGCAACGGAGCGGGCGTATCCGCGAGAAACATCGCTGGCGGAGTTGGTTGAAGCGCAAGTGGAGCGGACGCCGCGCGCGATCGCCGTGGTTTTCGGAGAGCAACGGCTCACCTACCGGGAGTTGAACGAGCGGGCCAACCAACTAGCCCACGAGTTATGCAAACATGGTGCGGGCAAGGATCAGCTGGTGGGGCTGTTTGTCGAACGCTCGATCGAAATGGTGGTGGCACTGTTGGCGATCGTGAAGACGGGATCAGCGTACCTGCCGCTGGATCCATTGCTGCCAGCCGAACGGCTCAGGCACATGTTGGAAGACAGTGGCGTTCGGGTGGTGGTAACAGAGCAGAGCCTGCGTGGGAAACTGCCGGCGTTTGGCGGCGTGGCAATCTTGCTGGAAGACGCAGACTGGCAGGAGAACCGCCGCGATAATCTTGCGGCAACAGTCGGACCCGAAGATCTGGCATATTTGATCTACACGTCGGGCTCGACAGGAAAGAGCAAAGGGGTGGAAGTCCCACGGGGGGCGCTAACGAATTTCTTATGGTCGATGCGCGAGTGGCTTCAGTTGAGCGAACGCGACCGGCTCTTGGCGGTGACTACGATCTCGTTCGATATTGCGGGCTTGGAACTGTGGCTGCCGCTGCTGATCGGGGCACAGATTGTGATAGCAAGCCGCGAGGAAGCGGCAGATGGCAATGCGTTACGCGGTTTGCTGGATCGACACAGTATCACCGTCATGCAGGCTACTCCTGTGACCTGGCAACTTCTGTTCGATTCAGGCTGGAGCGGCAAGCCAGATCTGCAGACGGTATGTGGAGGCGAAGCTATGCCGCGGGAACTGGCGGCGCAACTGGTGCCCGTGGTGGAAAGGGTATGGAATCTCTATGGACCGACAGAAACTACGATCTGGTCGACCGGGTACCGCGTGACCGATGGGCAGGAGCCGGTTCTGATCGGTCGCCCCTTGGCGAACACCAATTGCTATATTTTGAACGAACAGGGACAGCAGGTGCCGGTTGGAGTTACAGGAGAGTTGTACATTGGCGGCGACGGGCTTGCGCGCGGATACCGCAACCTCCCAGAGCTGACTGCGGAAAAGTTTGTAGCCGACCCGTTCCGTACGGGCGAGGCCCGGATGTACCGCACCGGGGACCTTGCGCGTTATCGGGCAGATGGCAACATTGAGTGCCTGGGGCGGATCGATTATCAGGTCAAGATTCGCGGCTATCGCATCGAACTCGGTGAGATCGAGGCGGCGCTAAAGGACCAGCCGGAGATCAAGCAGGCTGTAGTCATCGCACGTGAGGATAGGCCGGGAGACAAGCGGCTGGTGGCCTATATGGTGTCTTCAGCCAGCCCTCTGCCGACGACGTTCGAGTTGAGCATGCGGCTGAAACGACAGCTTCCGGATTACATGGTCCCGACGGCCTACGTGTTTCTCGATCAGGTTCCGATCTCAACCAACGGCAAAATCGATCGCAAGGCTCTCCCGTCCCCCGCGGAGAAACAGACGTTACACGCGGATACCTACATTGCTCCCCGAAGCGACCTTGAGAAGATGCTTGCCGGAATATGGGCCGAGATCTTAGAGGTGGAACAGGTAGGACTGGATGACGATTTTTTTGGCTTGGGAGGACACTCCTTGGTTGGCGTACGCCTTTTGGCCAAGATCAAAAAGACTTATCAGGTGAATCTCGAACTTGCTGTCCTTTTTGAAGCGCGCACAGTACGCCAGCTCGCCGAGGTAATTCGTAAGTCGAAACAGCCGGCCAGTGCGGAATATACTCTGGTGCCCATTCAGCCCAATGGTTCCCGTATCCCCTTCTTCTGCGTTCATGGTGTTGGAGGAGGCGTGCTTAATTATCAGGCAATAGCGAAAGCTCTCGATCCCGACCAGCCCTTTTATGCGTTTCGCTCACTACTTCTAACTCGGGAGGATATTCAGGAAACTTCGGTAGAAGAGCTGGCTTCCACTTACATCAAGGAGATGCGGTCTCTTTTGCCGCAAGGGCCTTATCTGATCGGAGGCGGGTCCTTTGGAGGAATTGTTGCCTTTGAGATGGCACAACAGCTTTATGCGCAAGGTGCAGAGCCTGCGTTGCTCGTCTTGTTCGACACCTCCGCTCCAGGGAGCGTCCAGCGCGTAGGGACCACCGAGAAGCTTCGTGGCTTCGGGCAGAGACTTCGAGCTCAAGGTGTCCCTTATCTTGTTCGAAAAGTGGCAATGAAGGGCGATCACTGGCGGCAGCAGGTTGTTAAACGGGGTCGAGATGTAGCCTGTGCCTGTCACCGTCTGGCGGGTTCGGACCTTCCCGTTCGCCTTCGCTACTATCAAGTGCAAGAAGCTCATTCGCGAACCATGGCGCGTTACAAGATACAGAGATACCCAGGGAAAATCACGCTCATGCGAGCAGTAGGCCGCGGTTACATGGGTATGGAGCTTTTGGGCACACGCGAGGACCCCTTGCTCGGCTGGGGAGCCCTTGCGGGTGGTGGACTGGAAATTCATGACGTACCAGGCGAACACGGAAACGTGCTTAATGAGCCTCATGTCCGGACTGTTGCTGGAGAGCTCGAGACGGTGCTACCGAGTTCTGAAACCACCGTTCCCCGCCCACAGCCAGTCTCGTAG
- a CDS encoding 4'-phosphopantetheinyl transferase superfamily protein, which yields MDKKTLHLWYAHPQDLTEAVTQACASLLSEDERAQWQTFRFDCHRREYLTTRALVRTALSHYHPLAPEAWRFQTNPYGKPSVNPDCGLRFNLSNSLGLVVCLIAQGAEVGVDAEPIQDAEKVTEYAAEMLSPFELAQLEALSGREKLDRALSVWTLKEAYVKARGVGLSLPLNKFSFLFGGVEGVRLELDPCLGTEPGSRWRFCLIEHANHRIALMTEGAAVPDLQVWEVRPLLAPPTRLAVGGERWFQNSVAPSRALQQQSGHEAH from the coding sequence ATGGACAAAAAGACACTCCACCTGTGGTACGCACACCCACAGGATTTGACCGAAGCAGTCACCCAAGCGTGCGCGTCACTGCTCAGTGAAGACGAGCGTGCCCAATGGCAGACTTTTCGGTTTGACTGTCATCGGCGCGAATATCTGACTACCCGCGCCTTGGTGCGCACCGCGCTCTCCCACTATCACCCGTTGGCCCCTGAAGCCTGGCGCTTTCAAACGAATCCTTATGGCAAACCCAGCGTCAACCCGGATTGCGGCCTGCGCTTTAATTTGTCCAATTCCCTCGGCCTAGTGGTTTGTTTGATTGCTCAAGGGGCTGAGGTGGGAGTGGACGCAGAGCCTATTCAGGACGCCGAAAAGGTTACCGAGTATGCCGCTGAGATGCTTTCCCCCTTCGAACTGGCCCAACTTGAAGCCCTGAGCGGTCGTGAGAAATTGGACCGGGCCTTGTCGGTATGGACGCTGAAGGAGGCCTATGTCAAGGCGAGAGGTGTGGGCCTGTCGCTGCCTTTGAATAAGTTCTCTTTCCTCTTTGGCGGTGTCGAAGGAGTCCGCCTAGAACTCGACCCATGTCTGGGTACTGAGCCTGGATCGCGCTGGCGGTTTTGTCTGATAGAACACGCCAATCACCGCATAGCATTGATGACCGAGGGAGCGGCTGTTCCCGATTTGCAGGTTTGGGAGGTACGGCCTTTGCTGGCGCCTCCTACGAGACTGGCTGTGGGCGGGGAACGGTGGTTTCAGAACTCGGTAGCACCGTCTCGAGCTCTCCAGCAACAGTCCGGACATGAGGCTCATTAA